A single genomic interval of Streptomyces graminofaciens harbors:
- a CDS encoding FadR/GntR family transcriptional regulator, producing MVNAAGKFGPYSGWDTRVLAGRGPTGAELVRSRIALRVRLRSVSPGDRLPDAGVLAEELGISEITVRRALEAMCQDGLLDRRRGRAGGTFVAADWDAVVAVLHDADEAASLDSFHLLLECGLVAHSAGEVPDGRLDGLRALVEEMDLADDPARLLELETRFHLDLAETLGGAGIREFAADLLGRQCLLGPAPDPAVVRARNRCHAELLDELTRGAMDSAVRAVKAHRHAGPN from the coding sequence GTGGTGAATGCAGCGGGCAAGTTCGGCCCCTACAGCGGTTGGGACACCCGTGTCCTGGCCGGTCGGGGCCCCACGGGGGCGGAGCTCGTCCGGTCCCGGATCGCCCTCAGGGTGCGTCTGCGGTCCGTGTCGCCGGGAGACCGGCTGCCGGACGCGGGCGTCCTCGCCGAGGAACTGGGGATCAGTGAGATCACCGTGCGCCGCGCGCTGGAGGCCATGTGTCAGGACGGCCTGCTCGACCGCCGTCGGGGCCGGGCGGGCGGAACCTTCGTCGCGGCGGACTGGGACGCGGTCGTCGCCGTGCTGCACGACGCCGACGAGGCGGCCTCGCTGGACTCCTTCCATCTGCTGCTCGAATGCGGTCTCGTCGCGCACAGCGCGGGCGAGGTCCCGGACGGGCGGCTCGACGGATTGCGGGCCCTGGTCGAGGAGATGGATCTGGCCGACGACCCGGCCCGGCTGCTCGAGCTGGAGACCCGCTTCCACCTCGACCTCGCGGAGACCCTCGGCGGCGCCGGGATCCGCGAGTTCGCCGCCGACCTGCTCGGCCGCCAGTGCCTGCTGGGCCCCGCCCCGGACCCCGCTGTCGTACGGGCCCGCAACCGCTGCCACGCCGAACTGCTCGACGAACTGACCCGTGGCGCGATGGACTCGGCGGTCCGCGCGGTGAAGGCGCACCGGCACGCCGGCCCGAACTGA
- a CDS encoding amino acid permease: MTTTVPKSPPTEPEAGLQAGLKNRHLSMIAIGGVIGAGLFVGSGSGIAAAGPGILISYALVGVLVVLVMRMLGEMAAANPTSGSFSAYADRALGRWAGFTIGWLYWFFWVVVLAVEATAGAKILAGWIPAVPQWGWALIVMIVLTATNLVSVSSYGEFEFWFAGIKVVAIAAFIVVGGLAIFGLLPGSDHPASGFSNLTAHGGFLPNGPGAILTGVLMVVFSFMGSEIVTLAAGETADPQAAVTKATNSVIWRIAVFYLGSILIVVSLLRWDDPAILKDGSYVAALSSIGIPHAGQIMNAIVLTSVLSCLNSGLYTASRMAFSLGRRSDAPASFGRTTERGVPRSAILASVVFGFVAVAFNYLWPDTVFQFLLNSSGAIALFVWLVICFSQLRMRKIIQRESPEKLVVRMWLYPYLTWATIALITFVLGYMLTDTADGGGRDQVVLSTLVAAAVVVLAVVRQRRSARNGTHTPDRVTAP, translated from the coding sequence ATGACCACAACCGTCCCCAAAAGCCCTCCCACAGAGCCTGAGGCCGGCCTGCAGGCCGGCCTCAAGAACCGCCACCTGTCGATGATCGCGATCGGCGGTGTCATCGGCGCCGGCCTGTTCGTCGGCTCTGGCTCCGGCATCGCCGCCGCCGGCCCCGGCATCCTGATCTCGTACGCCCTCGTCGGCGTGCTGGTCGTCCTCGTGATGCGCATGCTCGGCGAGATGGCCGCGGCCAACCCCACCTCCGGCTCGTTCTCCGCCTACGCGGACCGCGCGCTGGGACGCTGGGCCGGGTTCACCATCGGCTGGCTGTACTGGTTCTTCTGGGTCGTGGTGCTCGCCGTCGAGGCGACCGCCGGCGCGAAGATCCTCGCGGGCTGGATCCCGGCCGTCCCGCAATGGGGCTGGGCTCTGATCGTCATGATCGTCCTCACCGCCACCAACCTGGTCTCCGTCAGCTCCTACGGAGAGTTCGAGTTCTGGTTCGCCGGCATCAAGGTCGTCGCGATCGCCGCGTTCATCGTGGTCGGCGGCCTCGCCATCTTCGGCCTGCTGCCCGGCTCGGACCACCCGGCGTCAGGCTTCTCCAACCTCACCGCGCACGGCGGCTTCCTGCCGAACGGCCCCGGCGCGATCCTGACCGGCGTCCTGATGGTGGTCTTCTCGTTCATGGGCAGCGAGATCGTCACGCTGGCGGCGGGCGAGACCGCGGACCCGCAGGCCGCCGTCACCAAGGCCACCAACAGCGTGATCTGGCGGATCGCGGTGTTCTACCTGGGCTCGATCCTGATCGTGGTCTCGCTGCTGCGCTGGGACGACCCGGCGATCCTCAAGGACGGCTCGTACGTCGCCGCCCTCAGCTCCATCGGGATCCCGCACGCCGGCCAGATCATGAACGCCATCGTGCTGACCTCGGTGCTGTCCTGTCTCAACTCCGGCCTGTACACGGCCTCCCGCATGGCCTTCTCCCTCGGCCGCCGCAGCGACGCGCCGGCATCCTTCGGCCGGACCACGGAACGCGGCGTCCCTCGCTCGGCGATCCTCGCCTCGGTGGTCTTCGGCTTCGTCGCGGTCGCCTTCAACTACCTCTGGCCGGACACCGTCTTCCAGTTCCTCCTCAACTCCTCCGGTGCGATCGCCCTGTTCGTCTGGCTGGTGATCTGCTTCTCCCAGCTGCGGATGCGCAAGATCATCCAGCGCGAGTCCCCGGAGAAGCTGGTCGTCAGGATGTGGCTCTACCCCTACCTGACTTGGGCCACCATCGCCCTCATCACCTTCGTCCTGGGCTACATGCTCACCGACACGGCCGACGGCGGCGGCCGCGACCAGGTCGTCCTGTCCACCCTGGTGGCCGCGGCCGTGGTGGTCCTGGCCGTGGTCCGCCAACGCCGGTCAGCCCGGAACGGGACACACACGCCCGACCGCGTGACGGCGCCATAA
- a CDS encoding Gfo/Idh/MocA family protein, whose protein sequence is MVNTLGVAVVGFGWMGRVHTQAYARVPHHFPQLGVRPELVTVAEEVPGRAEEAAAQFGFAATTRDWREVAADPRVQAVSITAPNFLHREIGVAMAEAGKHIWIEKPVGLTAADARAVADAVAEAGVQGTVGFNYRNAPAVAYARELIASGEIGTVTHVRVRLFSDYAAHPEGALTWRYERERGGSGVLGDLASHGADLARFLLGDIASLIADTAVFIPERSRPTGATAGHTRATGGELGPVENEDYVNCLLRFASGARGVLEACRVSVAEQNNYGFEVHGTKGAVFWDYRRMGELAVSRGTAYQDQPVSTVFVGPGQGEYAAFQPGAANAMGYDDLKVIEAHNFLRSIADGTPHGPTLDDAVHSAAALDAMSRSVEQGAWVSLV, encoded by the coding sequence ATGGTGAATACGCTCGGCGTCGCCGTCGTGGGGTTCGGCTGGATGGGACGGGTGCACACCCAGGCGTACGCGCGGGTACCGCACCACTTTCCGCAGCTGGGCGTGCGCCCTGAGCTGGTGACCGTCGCCGAGGAGGTCCCGGGCCGGGCCGAGGAGGCCGCCGCGCAGTTCGGGTTCGCCGCGACGACGCGCGACTGGCGCGAGGTGGCCGCCGATCCCCGGGTCCAGGCCGTCAGCATCACCGCGCCGAACTTCCTGCACCGGGAGATCGGGGTCGCCATGGCCGAGGCCGGCAAGCACATCTGGATCGAGAAGCCGGTCGGGCTCACCGCCGCCGACGCCCGCGCGGTAGCCGACGCGGTCGCCGAGGCCGGCGTCCAGGGCACGGTCGGCTTCAACTACCGCAACGCCCCGGCAGTGGCGTACGCCCGCGAGCTGATCGCCTCCGGCGAGATCGGCACGGTCACGCACGTCCGTGTCCGACTCTTCAGCGACTACGCCGCCCACCCCGAGGGCGCCCTGACCTGGCGGTACGAGCGGGAGCGCGGCGGCAGCGGAGTCCTCGGCGACCTCGCCTCGCACGGCGCGGACCTCGCCCGATTCCTGCTGGGGGACATCGCGTCGCTGATCGCCGACACCGCGGTCTTCATCCCGGAGCGGTCCCGCCCGACCGGCGCCACCGCCGGGCACACGCGTGCGACCGGCGGCGAACTCGGCCCGGTCGAGAACGAGGACTACGTCAACTGCCTGCTGCGCTTCGCCTCGGGCGCCCGCGGCGTCCTGGAGGCCTGCCGCGTCTCGGTCGCCGAGCAGAACAACTACGGCTTCGAGGTGCACGGCACCAAGGGCGCGGTCTTCTGGGACTACCGGCGCATGGGCGAGCTCGCCGTCAGCCGCGGCACCGCCTACCAGGACCAGCCCGTCAGCACGGTCTTCGTCGGCCCCGGGCAGGGCGAGTACGCGGCCTTCCAGCCCGGTGCCGCCAACGCCATGGGCTACGACGACCTCAAGGTCATCGAGGCCCACAACTTCCTGCGCTCCATCGCCGACGGCACCCCGCACGGGCCGACCCTGGACGACGCGGTGCACAGCGCGGCCGCCCTCGACGCGATGAGCCGTTCGGTCGAGCAGGGGGCGTGGGTGAGCCTGGTATGA
- a CDS encoding cupin domain-containing protein produces MQAKPTVQVDTDRVVVTEWCFAPGAETGHHVHGHDYVVVPLITGTVRVEDSEGERDVEMRAGVSYARSAGVAHNLVNTNAYEFRFVEIELK; encoded by the coding sequence GTGCAAGCGAAGCCGACAGTTCAGGTCGATACGGATCGCGTCGTCGTCACGGAGTGGTGTTTCGCCCCGGGCGCCGAGACGGGCCATCACGTTCACGGACATGACTACGTGGTGGTTCCGCTGATCACCGGAACGGTGCGCGTGGAGGACTCGGAGGGGGAACGCGACGTGGAGATGCGCGCGGGGGTTTCCTACGCGCGGTCCGCCGGTGTCGCGCACAACCTCGTCAACACGAACGCGTACGAGTTCCGCTTCGTCGAGATCGAGCTCAAGTAA
- a CDS encoding Gfo/Idh/MocA family oxidoreductase — protein sequence MRTVRVGVVGAGNMGADHVSTLHRWVSGAEVTRVADIDADRAAAIAAGVPGARSTDDAHALIDDPEVDAVVIASHDTTHADLAVAAVRAGKPVMCEKPLAPTVEECVRVVREERRAGAGLISLGFMRRFDPAYVELRSAVASGTCGAPLLVHCVSRGVSSAPGCTDEFSVTGSAIHEFDTVPWLLDSPITEVSWHAPRPTSAVTGLRDPQLMLLHTADGALTTVETFLNAGYGYDVRCEVAGERGTLALADPARLVSDATRARSTAYPADWRPRFADAYRLELQAWIDAVAQGRPSPLATAYDGLVASVVAEAVIASMKDGGRTIAVRVPEL from the coding sequence ATGAGGACGGTACGGGTCGGGGTCGTCGGCGCCGGGAACATGGGCGCCGACCATGTGAGCACGCTGCACCGCTGGGTGTCCGGCGCCGAGGTCACGCGCGTCGCCGACATCGACGCGGACCGGGCGGCCGCCATCGCCGCCGGTGTGCCCGGTGCCCGGTCGACCGACGACGCCCACGCGCTGATCGACGACCCGGAGGTCGACGCCGTCGTCATCGCCTCCCACGACACCACGCACGCCGATCTCGCCGTCGCCGCCGTACGCGCCGGAAAGCCGGTCATGTGCGAGAAGCCGCTCGCTCCGACCGTCGAGGAGTGCGTCCGAGTCGTCCGGGAGGAGCGGCGGGCGGGCGCCGGACTGATCTCGCTTGGCTTCATGCGTCGTTTCGATCCCGCGTACGTGGAGCTGAGGTCGGCCGTCGCCTCCGGAACATGCGGGGCCCCGCTGCTGGTGCACTGCGTCAGCCGGGGTGTCTCCTCCGCGCCGGGCTGCACCGACGAGTTCAGTGTCACCGGGTCGGCCATCCACGAGTTCGACACGGTGCCGTGGCTGCTCGACTCCCCCATCACCGAGGTCAGTTGGCACGCGCCGCGCCCCACCTCGGCGGTGACCGGCCTCAGGGACCCCCAGTTGATGCTGCTGCACACCGCCGACGGGGCGCTGACCACGGTCGAGACGTTCCTCAACGCCGGGTACGGCTACGACGTCCGCTGCGAGGTGGCGGGTGAGCGCGGCACGCTGGCCCTGGCCGACCCCGCACGCCTCGTGTCCGACGCGACCCGCGCCCGCTCCACCGCCTACCCCGCCGACTGGCGCCCACGCTTCGCCGACGCCTACCGGCTGGAGCTGCAGGCCTGGATCGACGCCGTGGCCCAGGGGCGGCCCTCTCCGCTGGCTACGGCGTACGACGGTCTGGTGGCGTCCGTGGTGGCCGAGGCGGTCATCGCGTCCATGAAGGACGGCGGCCGGACCATCGCCGTCCGGGTCCCGGAGCTCTGA
- a CDS encoding LacI family DNA-binding transcriptional regulator — MRTPTIRDVAARAGVSKSLVSLVLRGADGVRPDKRQAVLAAVEELGYRPNAAARSLSERRTRTVGVLLNDMRNPWFVNLLDGLNSRLYDSGLRMLLADGHLNRRLGEDLTRTFTELRVDGLIAVGTQQDPEVLRTAADQVPTVVAGTREPVLPAVDIVANDDEHGARLATEHLIGLGHRDIAHIAGRGAVGELRRRSFEATMREHGLADTAVVEQGDLTEEGGYRATVRLLSRPRRPTAIFAVNDMTCVGALSAAEETGLVVPRDLSLVGYDNTYLSQLRHLWLTTVDNASHDVGRRAAQRLLDRIAEPDRPAEVDLATPSLEVRGTTGPPSAGI, encoded by the coding sequence ATGAGGACTCCGACCATCCGTGACGTCGCCGCGCGGGCCGGCGTGTCGAAGTCGCTGGTTTCCCTGGTGCTGCGCGGCGCGGACGGCGTCCGTCCCGACAAGCGCCAGGCCGTCCTCGCCGCGGTCGAGGAGCTCGGCTACCGGCCCAACGCCGCCGCGCGCAGCCTCAGCGAGCGCCGCACCCGTACGGTGGGCGTGCTGCTGAACGACATGCGCAACCCCTGGTTCGTGAATCTGCTCGACGGGCTGAACTCGCGGCTCTACGACAGCGGCCTGCGCATGCTCCTGGCCGACGGCCACCTCAACCGGCGTCTCGGCGAGGACCTCACCCGTACGTTCACCGAGCTGCGCGTCGACGGCCTGATCGCCGTCGGCACCCAGCAGGATCCCGAAGTGCTGCGCACCGCGGCCGATCAGGTACCCACCGTCGTGGCGGGCACCCGGGAACCCGTCCTGCCCGCGGTGGACATCGTCGCCAACGACGACGAGCACGGCGCCCGCCTGGCCACCGAGCACCTCATCGGCCTCGGTCATCGCGACATCGCCCATATCGCCGGGCGGGGCGCCGTCGGCGAGCTGCGCCGCCGCAGCTTCGAGGCCACCATGCGGGAGCACGGCCTGGCCGACACGGCCGTGGTGGAACAGGGCGACCTCACCGAAGAGGGCGGCTACCGGGCCACCGTCCGGCTTCTGAGCCGTCCGAGGCGTCCGACCGCGATCTTCGCCGTCAACGACATGACATGCGTCGGCGCCCTCTCGGCGGCCGAGGAGACCGGTCTCGTCGTCCCACGGGATCTGTCCCTGGTCGGGTACGACAACACGTACCTCTCCCAGCTGCGGCATCTGTGGCTCACCACCGTGGACAACGCCAGCCATGACGTGGGCCGCCGCGCCGCTCAGCGTCTCCTCGACCGGATCGCGGAGCCGGACCGCCCCGCCGAGGTCGACCTGGCGACTCCCTCGCTCGAGGTGCGGGGCACGACGGGGCCACCGTCCGCCGGCATCTGA
- a CDS encoding APC family permease has product MPDPGAVGPSSTSGPVGGAPQRLRGGVLGMADIAAATMANVGPAMSFFFGFAFLATTAGVASPLTIVAAGVAVALLGNTLAEFSRAHPSAGSFITFVGRTFGPVSAVTTALLAGLGYIIAMASVIAISGGFVQITLYHYTGVDLPWIIWTLLLTGLSVVLMLRGIVVSTKWAGYFFGVEMLVLVVVSVATIVEHRGDLSAAPFLPGHLTHGLSGLAAGFPLAVYLFIGWENSAALAEETENPRRNVGRAVFSSVAIMTVSYILFSYATVTGFGYDVDRLGASRIPFIDVAHHTLGALAFVAYLGGLTSTLGVLIAGINSQARLVFNAGREGLLPSFFGYVHPTRRTPTNAIVTFTATALLIIGGWGLGHLLGSDGGSMNPVVFFTESSSLGAILILLVYLASNIALPLYYRRYRPQEFRTVRHLVLPAIGALAILVPLYYLAKPGQPAPYSWFPYAALAALVAAVGYATLLVRRDPGLAERVGSVVADAE; this is encoded by the coding sequence ATGCCTGACCCCGGAGCTGTCGGCCCGTCGTCGACGTCGGGCCCCGTCGGCGGCGCGCCCCAGCGACTGCGCGGCGGCGTCCTCGGCATGGCGGACATCGCCGCCGCCACCATGGCCAACGTCGGCCCGGCGATGAGCTTTTTCTTCGGCTTCGCCTTCCTGGCCACCACCGCGGGGGTCGCGTCGCCGCTGACCATCGTGGCGGCGGGGGTGGCGGTCGCGCTGCTCGGCAACACACTGGCCGAGTTCTCCCGGGCGCACCCCTCGGCGGGCAGCTTCATCACCTTCGTCGGCCGGACGTTCGGGCCGGTCAGCGCGGTGACCACGGCCCTGCTGGCCGGACTCGGCTACATCATCGCCATGGCTTCGGTGATCGCGATCTCGGGCGGGTTCGTGCAGATCACCCTGTACCACTACACGGGCGTGGACCTGCCGTGGATCATCTGGACGCTATTGCTGACCGGCCTGTCGGTGGTGCTGATGCTGCGCGGGATCGTCGTCTCCACCAAGTGGGCGGGCTACTTCTTCGGTGTGGAGATGCTGGTTCTCGTCGTGGTCTCGGTCGCGACGATCGTCGAACACCGGGGCGACCTCTCCGCCGCCCCGTTCCTGCCCGGCCACCTCACCCACGGCCTCTCGGGGCTGGCAGCCGGCTTTCCGCTGGCGGTGTACCTGTTCATCGGCTGGGAGAACTCCGCGGCACTCGCCGAGGAGACGGAGAACCCGCGGCGCAACGTCGGCCGCGCCGTGTTCTCCTCCGTCGCGATCATGACCGTGAGCTACATCCTCTTCTCCTACGCCACGGTGACCGGCTTCGGCTACGACGTGGACCGGCTCGGCGCCTCCCGGATCCCCTTCATCGACGTCGCCCACCACACGCTCGGCGCGCTGGCGTTCGTCGCGTACCTCGGCGGCCTGACCTCCACGCTCGGCGTACTGATCGCGGGCATCAACTCCCAGGCCCGCCTCGTGTTCAACGCGGGGCGCGAGGGGCTGCTGCCGTCCTTCTTCGGCTACGTCCACCCCACGCGCCGTACGCCGACCAACGCGATCGTCACCTTCACCGCCACCGCGCTGCTGATCATCGGAGGCTGGGGCCTGGGCCATCTGCTCGGATCCGACGGCGGCTCGATGAACCCCGTGGTCTTCTTCACGGAGTCATCGAGCCTGGGCGCCATCCTGATCCTGCTGGTCTACCTCGCGTCCAACATCGCGCTGCCGCTGTACTACCGCAGATACCGCCCGCAGGAGTTCCGGACCGTCCGGCACCTCGTGCTGCCCGCGATCGGCGCCCTCGCCATCCTCGTCCCGCTCTACTACCTGGCCAAGCCCGGCCAGCCCGCGCCGTACAGCTGGTTCCCGTACGCGGCACTGGCCGCCCTGGTCGCCGCCGTCGGCTACGCGACCCTCCTGGTCCGCCGTGATCCGGGCCTGGCCGAGCGGGTGGGGTCGGTCGTCGCCGACGCGGAGTAG
- a CDS encoding Gfo/Idh/MocA family protein, which produces MPSFPTALPAPRTPDPMDAPALRWGVLGTGWIAERFVDSVRRHTRQRFTGVASRDAGRAQTFADRHGVPRAHGSYEELVTASDVDVVYVATEHTAHLACARLALEAGKHTLVEKPLALDAAQATELALLAAERGLFCAEALWTFFLPKFDVVRQIIDSGVLGDIHTVLAEYGEHFTGGHRILRPDLAGGPLLDLGTYPVSLATWVLGAPVEVQAFGQPHPAGVNGQISAILRDASAHQAVVHTTLFSDTPTTATIAGTHATLSLPGPFYQPGDLHLTPSGGGTTLTYAEPRTAHEALHFEAADVARCIAAGRLQSPCRPLDDSVTTLRTMDTMRELCGISFPA; this is translated from the coding sequence ATGCCCTCCTTCCCCACCGCCCTGCCCGCCCCCCGCACCCCGGACCCGATGGACGCCCCGGCCCTGCGCTGGGGCGTGCTCGGCACCGGCTGGATCGCCGAACGCTTCGTCGACTCCGTCCGGCGCCACACCCGGCAACGCTTCACCGGCGTGGCCTCCCGCGACGCCGGCCGCGCCCAGACCTTCGCCGACCGCCACGGCGTCCCGCGCGCCCACGGCTCGTACGAGGAACTGGTCACGGCATCGGACGTGGACGTGGTGTACGTGGCCACGGAACACACCGCCCACCTCGCCTGCGCGCGCCTCGCCCTGGAGGCGGGCAAGCACACCCTCGTCGAGAAGCCCCTCGCCCTCGACGCGGCCCAGGCGACCGAGCTGGCCCTCCTCGCCGCCGAACGCGGTCTGTTCTGCGCGGAAGCGCTGTGGACCTTCTTCCTCCCCAAGTTCGACGTCGTACGGCAGATCATCGACTCGGGTGTCCTCGGCGACATCCACACGGTCCTGGCCGAGTACGGCGAGCACTTCACCGGCGGACACCGCATCCTCCGCCCCGACCTCGCCGGCGGCCCCCTCCTCGACCTCGGTACGTACCCCGTCTCCCTCGCCACCTGGGTTCTGGGCGCCCCGGTCGAGGTCCAGGCCTTCGGCCAGCCCCACCCTGCCGGTGTGAACGGCCAGATCTCCGCCATCCTCCGCGACGCGAGCGCCCACCAGGCCGTCGTCCACACGACCCTGTTCAGCGACACCCCCACGACCGCGACCATCGCCGGCACCCACGCCACGCTGAGCCTGCCGGGCCCCTTCTACCAACCGGGCGACCTGCACCTCACCCCGTCCGGCGGCGGCACGACCCTCACGTACGCCGAGCCCCGCACGGCGCACGAGGCCCTGCACTTCGAGGCGGCGGACGTGGCCCGGTGCATCGCCGCCGGACGCCTCCAGTCCCCGTGCCGACCGCTCGACGACTCGGTCACCACGCTCAGGACGATGGACACGATGCGCGAGCTGTGCGGCATCTCGTTCCCGGCCTAG
- the rph gene encoding rifamycin-inactivating phosphotransferase, translating into MIEQYVRDLQEVDETQVAVVGGKGAHLGGLYRIEGIRVPAGFCVTTDAFRRIMAEAPSIDDQLDRLSRLNPDDREAIRTLSAQIRRTIEEIAIPGDLAAAITSALARLGEQAAYAVRSSATAEDLPTASFAGQQDTYLNVVGPTAILQHVSRCWASLFTERAVTYRQRNGIDHRTVHMAVVVQQMVFPHAAGILFTADPVTGNRKIATVDAGFGLGEALVSGLVNPDVFKVRHGEVVAKAIATKQRTVHALPTGGTQEVAIDSQRQEQPALTDAQVVRLVQLGRRIEAHFGHPQDIEWCLVDDGFQIVQSRPITTLFPIPETGDQENHVYVSVGHGQMMTDPMKPLGLSMWRLTAMTPMHEAGGRLFVDVTRRLTSPASRAALLDVMGRGDPLIRDALETVLDRDDFVPSLPDAGPAGPPAGGPSAPTEPDPATVTELIERSQASIATLERDIRTKTGPALFDFLLAAFEEHKRVLSDPLNLQAIMAGMEATWWLNDKLQEWLGEKNAADTLTLSAPDNVTSEMGLALLDVADVIRPQPEVVAFLEGVEDEGFLGELAKLAGGTEARDAMEAYLDRYGMRCVGEIDITRPRWRERPTTLLPVILDNVRNFEPGAAARRFEQGRQKAQKKEQGVLSRLRALPNGDQKADEAKRMVDRVRAFIGYREYPKYDIVSRYFVYKQALLKEAERLVQADVLSETEDIFYLTFQELHDVVRSNQVDDQLIQQRKDAFRSYHALTPPRVLTSDGEAVSGAYRRDDAPAGALIGLPVSAGTIEGRARVILDMAEADLEAGDILVTTFTDPSWSPLFVGIAGLVTEVGGLMTHGAVIAREYGLPAVVGVERAARLVRDGQRIRVHGTEGYVEILP; encoded by the coding sequence ATGATCGAGCAGTACGTGCGGGATCTGCAAGAGGTTGACGAGACGCAGGTCGCGGTCGTCGGCGGCAAGGGCGCGCACCTGGGCGGGCTGTACCGGATCGAAGGCATCCGTGTGCCGGCCGGCTTCTGCGTGACGACGGACGCCTTCCGGCGGATCATGGCGGAAGCACCGTCGATCGATGATCAGCTCGATCGGCTGTCGCGACTGAACCCGGACGACCGGGAGGCGATCCGCACGCTCAGCGCGCAGATCCGCCGGACCATCGAAGAGATCGCCATCCCGGGCGATCTCGCGGCGGCGATCACCAGCGCGCTCGCCCGGCTCGGCGAGCAAGCCGCCTACGCCGTCCGATCCAGCGCGACGGCAGAGGACCTGCCGACGGCCTCCTTCGCCGGCCAGCAGGACACATATCTGAACGTGGTGGGGCCGACGGCGATCCTCCAGCACGTCAGCCGGTGCTGGGCCTCGCTCTTCACCGAGCGGGCCGTGACCTACCGCCAGCGGAACGGCATCGACCACCGTACGGTCCACATGGCCGTTGTCGTGCAGCAAATGGTCTTCCCGCATGCGGCCGGCATCCTGTTCACGGCCGACCCCGTCACGGGCAACCGGAAAATCGCCACCGTGGACGCCGGCTTCGGGCTCGGCGAGGCCCTGGTCTCCGGCCTGGTGAACCCGGACGTCTTCAAAGTGCGACACGGCGAAGTCGTCGCCAAGGCGATCGCCACCAAACAGCGGACCGTTCACGCCCTGCCGACCGGCGGTACGCAGGAAGTGGCGATCGACTCGCAGCGGCAGGAGCAGCCGGCGCTGACGGATGCGCAGGTCGTGCGGCTCGTGCAGCTCGGGCGGCGGATCGAAGCGCACTTCGGCCACCCGCAGGACATCGAATGGTGCCTGGTCGATGATGGCTTCCAGATCGTTCAGAGCCGACCGATCACAACGCTGTTCCCCATCCCCGAGACCGGCGACCAGGAGAATCACGTCTACGTCTCCGTCGGTCACGGGCAGATGATGACCGACCCCATGAAGCCCCTGGGGCTCTCCATGTGGCGACTGACGGCCATGACGCCGATGCACGAGGCCGGCGGGAGGCTGTTCGTCGACGTCACCCGGCGCCTGACCTCGCCCGCGAGCCGCGCCGCCCTCCTGGACGTCATGGGGAGAGGCGATCCGCTGATCAGGGACGCTCTGGAGACCGTCCTCGACCGCGACGACTTCGTCCCGTCGCTCCCGGACGCGGGTCCCGCCGGGCCTCCGGCCGGCGGCCCCTCCGCCCCGACCGAGCCCGATCCGGCCACCGTCACCGAGCTGATCGAGCGCAGCCAGGCGTCCATCGCCACCCTGGAGCGCGACATCCGGACGAAGACCGGACCGGCGCTGTTCGACTTCCTGCTGGCGGCCTTCGAGGAGCACAAGCGAGTCCTGAGTGATCCGCTGAACTTACAGGCGATCATGGCGGGGATGGAGGCCACGTGGTGGCTCAACGACAAGCTGCAGGAGTGGCTGGGCGAGAAGAACGCGGCTGACACACTCACTCTGTCCGCCCCCGACAACGTCACGTCGGAGATGGGTCTGGCGCTCCTCGACGTCGCGGACGTGATCCGCCCGCAGCCGGAGGTGGTGGCGTTTCTGGAGGGTGTCGAGGACGAGGGCTTCCTGGGCGAGTTGGCGAAGCTCGCGGGCGGGACCGAAGCGCGCGACGCCATGGAGGCCTACCTCGACCGGTACGGCATGCGCTGCGTCGGCGAGATCGACATCACGAGGCCACGTTGGCGCGAGCGCCCCACCACGCTCCTGCCCGTGATCCTCGACAACGTCAGGAACTTCGAGCCGGGCGCCGCCGCGCGGCGCTTCGAGCAAGGGCGGCAGAAGGCACAGAAGAAGGAACAGGGCGTGCTGTCACGCTTGCGGGCCCTGCCAAACGGGGACCAGAAAGCCGACGAGGCCAAGCGGATGGTCGACCGGGTCCGCGCCTTCATCGGGTACCGGGAGTACCCGAAGTACGACATCGTCAGCCGCTACTTCGTCTACAAGCAGGCCCTGTTGAAGGAGGCCGAGCGCCTCGTGCAGGCAGACGTGCTCTCTGAGACGGAGGACATCTTCTACCTCACTTTCCAGGAGCTCCACGACGTGGTGCGCTCGAACCAGGTGGATGACCAGCTCATCCAGCAGCGCAAGGACGCGTTCCGGTCGTACCACGCGCTCACACCGCCCCGGGTGCTCACATCGGATGGTGAGGCCGTCTCCGGCGCGTACCGGCGCGACGACGCGCCGGCCGGCGCCCTGATCGGCCTACCGGTTTCCGCCGGGACCATCGAGGGACGGGCCCGCGTCATCCTTGACATGGCGGAGGCCGATCTCGAAGCGGGCGACATCCTGGTCACGACCTTCACGGACCCCAGCTGGTCACCGCTGTTCGTCGGAATCGCGGGACTGGTGACGGAGGTGGGCGGCCTGATGACCCACGGCGCAGTGATCGCCAGGGAGTACGGCTTGCCGGCCGTCGTGGGCGTGGAGCGGGCCGCCCGGCTGGTCCGGGACGGGCAGCGGATCCGCGTGCACGGAACCGAGGGGTACGTCGAGATCCTGCCTTGA